One Bos taurus isolate L1 Dominette 01449 registration number 42190680 breed Hereford chromosome 3, ARS-UCD2.0, whole genome shotgun sequence DNA window includes the following coding sequences:
- the LOC101906178 gene encoding NADH dehydrogenase [ubiquinone] 1 alpha subcomplex subunit 12 — protein sequence MELLQVLKRGLQQVSGHGGLCGYLRVLFRANDVRVGTLVGEDKYGNKYYEDNKQFFGRHRWVIYTTEMNGKNTFWDVDGSMVPPEWHRWLHCMTDDPPTVKPPTARKFIWTNHKFNLSGTPQQYVPYSTTRKKIQEWVPPSTPYK from the coding sequence ATGGAGTTGCTGCAGGTCCTGAAGCGCGGGCTGCAGCAGGTCAGCGGCCACGGTGGCCTCTGCGGCTATCTACGAGTCTTGTTCAGGGCAAATGATGTGAGGGTTGGCACATTAGTGGGAGAAGACAAATATGGAAATAAATACTATGAAGACAACAAGCAGTTTTTTGGCCGACACCGATGGGTTATATATACTACTGAAATGAATGGCAAAAACACATTCTGGGATGTGGATGGAAGCATGGTGCCCCCTGAATGGCATCGTTGGCTTCACTGTATGACTGATGATCCTCCAACAGTAAAACCACCTACTGCTCGTAAATTCATTTGGACAAACCATAAATTCAATCTGAGTGGCACTCCACAACAGTACGTACCTTATTCCACCACTAGAAAGAAGATTCAGGAGTGGGTCCCACCTTCGACACCTTACAAGTAA